The stretch of DNA CAGTAAGGACGTCGACCCGCTCGGCATGTACGGCCCGCACTGGAACGGGCCGAGGACCACGGTGGCTTCGGGCCACGGTTGCCAGCACAGCGCACTTGATCTGCTGAACGCGGCGCAGGCCGACTGAGGGGACGGCGGCGCCCCGCCCCGGGGCGCCGCCCCGTGGAGCGCGGCCCGGCGGTCACCCCCGCCAGGTGCCACGCAACGCGGCGGTGGCGAATCCGGGGCCGTAGGCGACCATCACACCCGTCGACTCCTCGCGGGGCGGGTCCTGATGGGTCCGCTCCAGTATGCGGAGGACCGACACAGCGCCCAGGTTCCCCTCGGTAGCGAGCGTCGTGACCGAGTGGCGGGTGTCGTCCTCTCCCAGTCCCAGCGCCGTCGCGGTGTCCTGGATGATGCGGCGGCTTCCCGGGTGGATCACACCCCACTCGGTCTTCGCGTCGGCGCCGAGCCATTCCCCGAGGTCGGGCAGTACTCCGTCGGCGGCGGTGAGCGCCGCTTTCGTCGAGTTGAAATGGATGCCGGCCTCGTCCATGTGGCCGTCGTACCAGTCGAGGCTGCGGGGCAGGACGTGCTCGTAGGTGTCCTCGGGCCCCTCGACGGACAGCCCTGACCCCAAGGGGGTGTCGGTGACGATCGTCGCGGCGGCCGAGTCCCCGAAGAGCGCCTTGTAGATCATGTGCTCGACCGCCGTGTCCTGGTGGTTGTAGAGCGTCGAGAGGACCTCGGCCGCCACCACC from Streptomyces tsukubensis encodes:
- a CDS encoding beta-ketoacyl-[acyl-carrier-protein] synthase family protein gives rise to the protein MPVHIAQPFTVLSRHRVSTAEILDDIRGRHARHPRLPAILRIVANIGVETRYFSRALGSGTVSGDKGIADRAGGAFLDALDMAEDAARGTLERHGLEAGDITAVITTHSTGWAIPNLDIHLIDRLELPSTVRRIALTTTACAGGVQALIRAVDLITARPGARVLVVAAEVLSTLYNHQDTAVEHMIYKALFGDSAAATIVTDTPLGSGLSVEGPEDTYEHVLPRSLDWYDGHMDEAGIHFNSTKAALTAADGVLPDLGEWLGADAKTEWGVIHPGSRRIIQDTATALGLGEDDTRHSVTTLATEGNLGAVSVLRILERTHQDPPREESTGVMVAYGPGFATAALRGTWRG